One stretch of Bos indicus x Bos taurus breed Angus x Brahman F1 hybrid chromosome 22, Bos_hybrid_MaternalHap_v2.0, whole genome shotgun sequence DNA includes these proteins:
- the STAB1 gene encoding stabilin-1 isoform X4, whose amino-acid sequence MAGPRGHLLLCFLALCLAGPSFFGEQKGPGPSLQTLPLGQVRSKRCDVKTKFVTHIPCTPCPAIKKRVCPLGWIRAFPEKISQDCRYEVQLGDSLLSMSGCSLECWKDMVQKACCPGYWGSQCYECPGGAETPCSGHGTCLDGLDGNGTCVCQENFSGSACQECRDPNRFGPDCQSVCRCVHGVCRHGPRGDGSCLCFAGYTGAHCDQELLACQALNCPRNSQCSEEAPSCSCLPGYTQQGHECRASDPCRPSPCSPLAQCSVGPGGQAQCRCPENYHGDGTVCLPQDPCTTNNGGCPSNSTLCLYRKPGQASCLCKPGLVSIAHDSSAGCFAHCSAFSCDRSATCQVTPDGKTSCVCKEGEVGDGRACYGHLLHEVQKASQTSMLLRLRVTFAMLDQGCREILSTSGPFTVLAPLVSSRTMNASVAQQLCRQHIIAGQHMLEEAGTQAPRRWWTLAGQEITVSFSRFRKYTYKYQDQPQQTFTIHKANYPAANGLFHVVTALRLQPPPELPEDPKRTIGQILASNEVFSRFETILENCGLPSFLDGPGPFTVFAPSNEAVDGLRDGRLVYLFTAGLSKLQELVRYHVYNHGQLTVEKLLSKGRVLTMANQILAVNISEEGRILLGPEGVPLRTVDVLAANGVIHMLEGVLLPPTILPILPKLCNEEQHAVVAGSCVDCQALNTSTCPPNSVKLDISPEECVYIHDPTGLNVLKKGCAYYCNQTIQKPGCCKGFFGPDCLQCPGGFSNPCYGKGNCSDGVQGSGACLCFPDYKGIACHICSNPNKHGDQCQEDCGCVHGLCDNRPGSGGVCQHGTCAPGFSGRFCNESTVSCGSTEQAQQCHPHARCVNQGGVSRCLCLDGFEGDGFSCTPSDPCSRPDRGGCSENAECVPGVRGAHHCMCHKGWSGDGRVCVAVDECELDLRGGCHADALCSYVGPGQSRCTCKLGFVGDGYVCSPIDPCRAGNGGCHDLATCRAVGGGQRVCTCPPDYGGDGFSCYGDILKELEANAHFSVFYQWIKGAGITLPADSQVTALVPSESAIRRLSTEDQAFWLQPRLLPQLVRAHFLQGALSEEELARLHGQNVSTLNPTVRWEIHNVSGRVWVQNASVDVADLLATNGVLHVLSQVLLPPRRDVLGGQGLLQQLDSVPAFHLFRELLQRHRLVPQIEAATAYTIFVPTNRSLEAQANSSSLDSDVVRHHVILGEALSTEALGKGGHRNSLLGPAHWLVFYNHSGQPEVNHVPLEGPVLQAPGRSLFGLSGVLTVGSSRCLHSHAEALREKCVNCSRKFRCTQGYQLEDTPRKSCVYRSGYSFSRGCSYTCAKKIQVPDCCPGFFGTLCEPCPGGLGGVCSGHGQCQDRLLGSGECRCHEGFHGTACEMCELGRYGPNCTGVCDCAHGLCQEGLRGDGSCVCNVGWQGLRCDQKISGPQCLQKCDPNANCVQDSAAAPVCVCAAGYSGDGVSCSAVDPCARDHGGCSPHANCTTVAPGQRTCTCLDGYTGDGELCREANSCLIRHGGCHMHAECIPTGPQQVSCSCREGYSGDGIRACVLLDPCSQNNGGCSPYAVCKSTGDGQRTCACDAVRTVGDGFTCRARISLELLRDKHASFFSLHLLEYKDLKGDGPFTVFVPHADLLTNMSQDELARIRANRQLVFRYHVVGCRQLRSQELLEEGYATALSGHPLRFSEREGNIYINDFARVVSSDQEAVNGVLHFIDRVLLPPEVLHWEADAAPAPRRNFTAAAETFGYKIFSGLVTMAGLLPLLQDSSHRPLTMLWPTDSALQALPPDRQVWLYHKDHRDKLAAILRGHVIRNVEALASDLPNLGPLRTMHGTPISFSCSHARPGALTVGEDAARIVQRHLPFEGGLAYGIDQLLEPPGLGARCDRFETRPLWLKVCSICGLEPPCPPGSQEQGSPEACWRYFSKFWTSPPLHSLALRSVWTRPSHWGHPQGLGRGCYRNCVTTTWKPSCCPGHYGSECRACPGGASNPCNQRGSCMDGMSGSGECRCHTRFAGTACELCAPGAFGPLCQACNCTSHGRCDEGLGGSGSCFCDEGWTGPRCEVQLGRVPRWQQL is encoded by the exons ATGGCAGGGCCCCGCGGCCACCTCTTGCTCTGCTTCCTGGCTCTCTGCTTGGCAGGCCCTAGCTTCTTTGGGGAGCAGAAG GGTCCAGGCCCCTCACTGCAAACCCTGCCCCTGGGCCAGGTCCGGTCCAAACGCTGCGATGTGAAGACCAAGTTCGTCACTCACATACCCTGCACCCCATGCCCCGCCATCAAGAAGCGAGTGTGTCCCTTGGGCTGGATTCGGGCCTTCCCGGAGAAGATCTCACAGGACTGCCG ATACGAGGTCCAGCTGGGGGACTCTCTGTTGTCCATGAGCGGCTGCAGCCTGGAGTGTTGGAAGGACATGGTGCAGAAGGCCTGCTGCCCGGGCTACTGGGGGTCCCAGTGCTATG AGTGCCCTGGTGGTGCCGAGACCCCATGCAGTGGCCACGGGACCTGCCTGGATGGCCTAGACGGGAATGGGACCTGCGTGTGCCAG GAGAACTTCAGTGGCTCAGCCTGCCAGGAGTGTCGGGACCCCAACCGGTTTGGGCCTGACTGCCAGTCAG TGTGCAGATGTGTACACGGCGTGTGCCGCCACGGGCCGCGCGGGGATGGAAGCTGCCTGTGCTTCGCTGGATACACTGGAGCCCACTGTGACCAGG AGCTGCTCGCCTGCCAGGCCCTGAACTGTCCTCGGAACTCCCAGTGCTCTGAAGAGGCCCCCTCCTGTAGCTGCCTGCCTGGCTATACGCAGCAGGGTCATGAGTGCCGGG CCTCCGACCCCTGCCGGCCGTCACCCTGCTCCCCGCTTGCCCAGTGCTCTGTGGGCCCTGGAGGGCAGGCCCAGTGTCGCTGCCCTGAGAACTACCACGGGGATGGGACGGTGTGTCTGCCCCAGGACCCGTGCACCACCAACAACGGCGGCTGCCCCAGCAACTCCACCTTGTGTCTGTACAGGAAGCCCGGCCAG GCCTCCTGCTTATGTAAGCCAGGCCTGGTCAGCATTGCCCACGACAGCTCCGCGGGCTGCTTCGCCCACTGCTCCGCCTTCTCCTGTGACCGCTCAGCCACCTGCCAGGTGACCCCTGATGGAAAGACCAG CTGTGTGTGCAAGGAGGGTGAGGTGGGGGATGGGCGTGCCTGCTACGGACACCTGCTCCACGAGGTGCAGAAGGCCAGCCAGACGAGCATGTTACTGCGGCTGAGAGTCACCTTTGCCATGCTGG accAGGGCTGCCGGGAGATCCTCAGCACGTCGGGCCCATTCACCGTGCTGGCACCACTCGTCTCCTCCAGGACTATGAAC GCATCCGTCGCCCAGCAGCTGTGCAGACAGCACATCATCGCCGGCCAGCACATGCTGGAGGAGGCGGGGACCCAGGCTCCACGCCGGTGGTGGACGCTGGCCGGGCAGGAGATCACTGTCAGTTTCAGCCGCTTCAGG AAATATACCTACAAATACCAAGACCAGCCGCAGCAGACATTCACCATCCACAAGGCTAACTACCCAGCAGCCAACGGCCTCTTCCACGTCGTCACTGCCTTGCGGTTGCAGCCCCCACCAGAGCTCCCTGAGGACCCCAAG AGGACCATCGGCCAGATCCTTGCCTCCAATGAGGTGTTCAGCCGGTTTGAAACCATCCTGGAG AACTGCGGGTTGCCCTCCTTCTTGGATGGGCCCGGGCCCTTCACAGTCTTTGCCCCCAGCAATGAGGCAGTGGATGGCTTGCGGGATGGCCGCCTGGTCTACCTCTTCACGGCG GGTCTCTCCAAACTGCAGGAGCTGGTGAGGTACCACGTCTACAACCACGGCCAG CTGACTGTTGAGAAGCTCCTCTCCAAGGGTCGGGTGCTCACCATGGCAAACCAGATCCTGGCTGTGAATATCTCAGAGGAG GGGCGCATCCTGCTGGGACCTGAGGGGGTCCCCCTGCGGACAGTAGATGTGCTGGCTGCCAACGGCGTGATCCACATGCTGGAGGGCGTCCTGCTGCCCCCGACCATCCTGCCCATCCTGCCCAAGCTCTGCAACGAGGAGCAGCACGCGGTCGTGGCG GGCTCCTGTGTGGACTGCCAAGCCCTGAACACCAGCACGTGCCCCCCCAACAGCGTGAAGCTG GACATCTCTCCTGAGGAGTGTGTCTACATCCATGACCCTACTGGGCTCAACGTCCTGAAGAAGGGCTGCGCCTACTACTGCAACCAGACCATCCAG AAACCTGGCTGCTGCAAAGGGTTTTTTGGGCCTGACTGTTTACAGTGTCCTGGGGGCTTTTCCAACCCCTGCTATGGCAAAGGCAAC TGCAGCGATGGGGTCCAGGGCAGCGGGGCCTGCCTCTGCTTCCCAGACTACAAGGGCATCGCCTGCCACATCTGCTCCAACCCGAACAAGCATGGAGACCAGTGCCAGGAAG ACTGCGGTTGTGTCCACGGTCTATGTGACAACCGTCCGGGCAGTGGGGGGGTGTGCCAGCATGGCACATGTGCCCCAGGCTTCAGCGGCCGCTTCTGCAACGAGTCCACGGTGAGCTGTGGGTCCACGGAGCAAGCCCAGCAGTGCCACCCACATGCCCGCTGCGTTAACCAGGGGGGTGTCTCCAG GTGTCTCTGTCTGGATGGCTTTGAGGGTGACGGCTTCTCCTGCACACCCAGCGACCCCTGCTCCCGCCCAGACCGCGGCGGGTGCTCGGAGAAC GCTGAGTGTGTCCCTGGGGTCCGGGGCGCCCACCACTGCATGTGCCACAAAGGCTGGAGTGGGGACGGTCGTGTCTGCGTGGCTGTTGACGAGTGTGAGTTGGACTTGCGAGGCGGCTGCCATGCTGATGCCCTCTGCAGCTATGTGGGACCCGGGCAG AGCCGGTGCACGTGCAAGCTGGGCTTCGTGGGAGATGGCTACGTGTGCAGCCCCATTGATCCCTGCCGGGCGGGCAACGGGGGGTGCCATGATCTG GCCACCTGCCGGGCAGTGGGGGGAGGCCAGCGGGTCTGCACATGTCCTCCTGACTATGGGGGTGATGGCTTCAGCTGCTACGGAGACATCCTCAAG gAGCTGGAGGCAAACGCCCACTTCTCCGTCTTCTACCAGTGGATTAAG GGGGCCGGCATCACTCTTCCTGCCGACAGCCAAGTCACAGCCCTGGTTCCCTCGGAGTCTGCCATCCGTCGGCTGAGCACCGAGGACCAGGCCTTCTGGCTTCAGCCAAGGCTGCTGCCGCAGCTGGTCAG GGCCCATTTTCTCCAGGGCGCCCTGTCCGAGGAGGAGCTGGCCCGGCTGCACGGGCAGAATGTATCCACCCTGAACCCCACCGTACGCTGGGAGATTCACAACGTCAGTGGA AGGGTCTGGGTGCAAAATGCCAGCGTGGACGTGGCTGACCTCCTTGCCACCAATGGAGTCCTCCACGTCCTCAGCCAG GTCTTACTGCCTCCAAGAAGGGATGTGCTGGGGGGGCAGGGGCTGCTGCAGCAGCTGGACTCGGTGCCTGCCTTCCACCTCTTCCGGGAGCTGCTACAG CGCCACAGGCTGGTTCCCCAGATTGAGGCTGCCACCGCCTACACCATCTTCGTGCCAACCAACCGctctctggaggcccaggccaACAGCAGCAGCCTG GACTCGGACGTTGTGCGACACCACGTGATCCTGGGCGAGGCGCTCTCCACAGAGGCCCTGGGCAAGGGGGGGCACCGCAACTCCCTCCTGGGGCCTGCCCACTGGCTTGTCTTCTACAACCACAGTGGCCAG cccgagGTGAACCATGTGCCGCTGGAAGGCCCTGTGCTGCAGGCCCCTGGCCGCTCGCTCTTCGGCCTGTCGGGGGTCCTGACGGTGGGCTCAAGCCGCTGCCTGCACAGCCACGCAGAGGCCCTGCGG GAGAAATGTGTGAACTGTAGCCGGAAATTCCGCTGCACTCAGGGCTACCAGCTGGAG GACACCCCCAGGAAGAGCTGTGTCTACCGGTCTGGCTACTCCTTCTCCCGGGGCTGTTCATACACGTGTGCCAAGAAGATCCAG GTGCCTGACTGCTGCCCTGGCTTCTTCGGCACCCTGTGTGAGCCGTGCCCGGGGGGTCTGGGTGGCGTGTGCTCAGGCCATGGGCAGTGCCAGGACCGGCTCCTGGGCAGCGGGGAGTGCCGCTGCCATGAGGGCTTCCACGGAACGGCCTGTGAGATGTGCGAGCTGGGCCGCTACGGGCCCAACTGCACCGGAG TGTGTGACTGCGCCCATGGGCTGTGCCAGGAGGGCCTCCGCGGGGACGGAAGCTGCGTCTGCAACGTGGGTTGGCAGGGCCTCCGCTGTGACCAGA AAATCAGTGGCCCTCAGTGCCTGCAGAAGTGTGACCCCAATGCCAA CTGCGTGCAGGACTCGGCTGCAGCCCCTGTCTGCGTCTGTGCCGCGGGGTACTCGGGTGATGGCGTCTCCTGTTCAG CGGTGGACCCATGTGCGCGTGACCATGGCGGCTGCTCCCCCCACGCCAACTGCACGACCGTGGCACCTGGTCAGCGGACGTGCACCTGCCTGGACGGCTACACGGGCGACGGGGAGCTGTGCCGGG AAGCCAACAGCTGTCTCATCCGCCATGGGGGCTGCCACATGCATGCCGAGTGTATCCCCACAGGCCCCCAGCAG GTCTCCTGCAGCTGCCGCGAAGGTTACAGTGGGGATGGCATCCGGGCGTGTGTGCTCCTGGACCCCTGCTCCCAG AACAACGGAGGCTGCAGCCCCTATGCCGTGTGCAAAAGCACAGGGGATGGCCAGAGGACCTGTGCCTGCGACGCAGTCCGCACCGTGGGGGATGGCTTCACCTGCCGAGCCCGCATCAGCCTG GAGCTGCTTCGGGACAAGCACGCCTCCTTCTTCAGCCTCCATCTCCTG GAATACAAGGACCTCAAGGGGGACGGGCCTTTCACAGTCTTTGTGCCGCATGCAGATCTGCTGACCAACATGTCACAG GACGAGCTGGCCCGCATTCGTGCCAACCGCCAGCTTGTGTTCCGGTACCACGTTGTTGGCTGCCGACAGCTGCGAAGCCAGGAGCTGCTGGAGGAGGGCTATGCCACCGCACTCTCGGGGCATCCGCTGCGCTTCAGCGAGAGGGAG GGCAACATCTACATCAACGACTTTGCACGCGTGGTGAGCAGCGACCAGGAGGCTGTGAACGGTGTCCTGCATTTCATCGACCGTGTCCTGCTGCCGCCGGAAGTGCTGCACTGGGAAGCTGATGCTGCCCCAGCTCCGCGG AGAAACTTCACTGCTGCTGCAGAGACCTTCGGTTACAAGATCTTCAGTGGCCTTGTGACG ATGGCTGGCCTCCTGCCCCTGCTTCAAGATTCCTCCCACAGGCCGCTCACCATGCTGTGGCCCACAGATTCCGCCCTACAAGCCTTGCCTCCTGATCGCCAGGTCTGGCTCTACCATAAGGACCACCGTGACAAGCTGGCAGCCATTCTGCGGGGCCACGTGATCCGCAACGTCGAG GCCTTGGCATCTGACCTGcccaacctgggccccctgcgcaCCATGCATGGGAcccccatctccttctcctgcagcCATGCACGGCCG GGCGCGCTCACGGTGGGAGAGGACGCCGCCCGAATCGTGCAGCGACACCTGCCCTTTGAGGGGGGCCTGGCCTATGGCATTGACCAGCTGCTGGAGCCGCCTGGCCTTGGTGCCCGCTGTGACCGCTTTGAGACCCGACCGCTGTGGCTG AAAGTTTGCAGCATTTGTGGGCTGGAACCCCCCTGCCCTCCGGGCTCACAGGAGCAG GGCAGCCCTGAGGCCTGCTGGCGCTACTTCTCCAAGTTCTGGACGTCCCCTCCGCTGCACTCCTTGGCCCTGCGCAGTGTGTGGACCCGGCCCAGCCACTGGGGTCACCCCCAAGGCCTGGGCAGGGGCTGCTACCGCAACTGTGTCaccaccacctggaagcccagctGCTGCCCTGGTCACTACGGCAGCGAGTGCCGAG CTTGCCCTGGCGGCGCCAGCAACCCCTGTAACCAGCGCGGCTCGTGCATGGACGGCATGAGCGGCAGCGGGGAGTGCAGGTGCCACACGCGCTTCGCCGGCACGGCCTGTGAGCTCTGTGCCCCGGGAGCCTTTGGGCCCCTGTGCCAAG CCTGCAACTGCACCTCCCACGGCCGCTGTGACGAGGGCCTGGGGGGCTCCGGCTCCTGCTTCTGTGATGAGGGCTGGACGGGGCCACGCTGTGAGGTGCAGCTGG GCCGTGTGCCGCGCTGGCAACAGCTGTGA